Proteins co-encoded in one Flavobacteriaceae bacterium MAR_2009_75 genomic window:
- a CDS encoding protein involved in gliding motility EpsA, with protein MQKFSLYKINNTLNKIYNMNLKAILDMKLFLYSLSLASILLLSSCYSSKNIDYLQSENQEMLISLSKSEYLVQPNDVLSINVQSRDPDQAAFFNITTVQNNNLQANTASLFLNGYTVDKQGEINLAIIGELNVADKSVEQIRDLVQSEIDKYLLNALVSVKLTSFKVSVLGDVKNPGTNYIYNTQATIFEALSAAGDLNISAKRKNVKLIRQLGEKSIVVDLDLTSPTLINSPYYFLHPNDVLYVETSKANIFQRNLGVFSLILSAITTTILVLSFTTN; from the coding sequence ATGCAAAAATTTTCCCTTTATAAAATAAATAATACTCTGAATAAAATTTATAATATGAATTTGAAAGCTATTTTAGATATGAAACTATTTCTTTATAGTTTGTCGCTTGCTTCTATATTGTTGTTGTCATCTTGTTACTCTTCGAAAAATATCGATTACTTACAAAGTGAAAACCAAGAAATGCTCATTAGTCTGAGTAAATCAGAATATTTGGTTCAACCTAACGATGTGCTTAGTATCAATGTTCAAAGTAGAGATCCGGATCAGGCGGCTTTTTTTAATATTACTACCGTTCAAAATAACAATTTACAAGCAAATACGGCCTCACTTTTCTTGAATGGTTATACGGTTGATAAGCAAGGGGAGATAAATTTGGCAATTATTGGAGAATTAAATGTTGCCGATAAATCGGTCGAACAAATCAGGGATTTGGTGCAGTCCGAAATCGATAAATATCTTTTGAACGCTTTGGTTTCGGTGAAACTAACGAGTTTTAAAGTTTCAGTTTTGGGAGATGTTAAGAACCCTGGAACGAACTACATATATAATACCCAGGCAACTATCTTCGAGGCACTAAGTGCGGCAGGTGACCTGAACATTTCCGCAAAAAGGAAAAATGTCAAATTAATCCGCCAATTAGGTGAAAAATCAATTGTTGTTGACTTGGATTTGACAAGTCCAACCCTAATCAATTCACCATATTATTTTTTACATCCAAATGATGTCTTATATGTCGAGACGTCGAAGGCCAATATATTTCAACGAAACCTTGGTGTGTTCAGTCTTATTTTATCGGCAATCACCACAACTATATTGGTTTTAAGTTTTACAACTAACTAA
- a CDS encoding protein involved in gliding motility EpsB, with product MNDNSGKILDGQNEVDLKSFFRRIYKNKYLFLISVIGCVVLAIIYIKLATPVYEVSTSLLIDSKGRNRVLGESEYVEGGVGLIEIEKNLYNEIGIIKSYSLIKQTVEDLDFHISYFAKSGFKNQEQYGYFPFEVVLNDSSAQIYGVPFEVKVISENKYKLFIDADDFVVANPVNGTTRQIEQELNFSKEYSFGDSVNNNFFSFIIKRSSYEVPVNSYSDSELSFTIRDIDDVANEYLGKVDVNNIDVQASIFKIVSEGANVAKEKAFLEKLTENYIHNELGSRNKIASGKEEFIRDQLHGISDSLSKFEVRLEEFKKDKKAVNLSATATNALGQTNDLQMQSAKLKMDIGYYNAVINSVENNRNSDEFIMPSGIGIEDPLINQNILALKQLYDERSKKKFFVTSNNQEMTILNKQVQGATEVLLNNLRSAVQSSRIALGGLNSRMSSIDSQISTLPTTEFELLNIQRQRTLYENLFNYLSQELAKTGIARAENTSDTRVLDEARMEGTEPIKPQKTLLFALAIILGLLLPMVKIILWPSEAVIENINQILANSEMPVIANIVHYDSKSKGSKLAKSISNGNADKVFGTYSEIALWKQKESFRELGANLKLINSSGKGVIGITSILPEEGKTYNAINLGITLAEAGKKTIIVDTDLRNPSLVERLNEAETKGLSNYLTGEIDNYKNIVYSHKKVSNLKFIPTSVLQGNVHELLSSDKMTGLLDSLKHEYDYVILDTPAVGLVSDFLLLLDSMDINLFVVRRNISKVNFLEDLDQLIPSEKKKKSYIIFNGALKKGNRYGYRSKYGVNQEEQLVDEKLSV from the coding sequence ATGAACGATAATTCAGGTAAAATTTTAGATGGCCAAAATGAAGTGGATTTAAAATCTTTCTTTAGAAGAATTTACAAAAATAAATATCTTTTTCTGATAAGTGTCATAGGTTGTGTAGTTCTTGCAATAATTTATATCAAGTTAGCCACGCCAGTTTATGAGGTATCCACATCATTGTTGATTGATTCGAAGGGTCGAAATAGAGTGCTGGGAGAAAGCGAATACGTAGAAGGGGGTGTGGGTTTAATAGAAATAGAGAAAAATCTTTATAATGAAATAGGTATCATCAAGTCATATAGTTTGATAAAGCAAACGGTAGAAGATTTAGATTTCCATATATCCTATTTTGCCAAAAGTGGTTTTAAAAATCAAGAACAGTATGGCTACTTTCCTTTTGAAGTGGTCTTGAACGATAGTTCGGCACAGATTTACGGAGTACCTTTTGAGGTGAAAGTCATTTCGGAGAATAAATATAAACTCTTTATTGATGCTGATGATTTCGTAGTTGCGAACCCGGTAAATGGTACCACCCGCCAAATTGAACAAGAATTGAACTTTAGTAAAGAATATTCTTTTGGAGATTCCGTAAACAACAATTTTTTCTCTTTCATAATTAAAAGGTCTTCTTACGAGGTGCCAGTTAACTCATATTCCGACAGCGAACTAAGCTTTACGATAAGGGATATTGACGATGTGGCTAATGAATACCTGGGTAAAGTTGACGTTAATAATATAGATGTACAGGCCAGTATTTTTAAAATAGTTTCTGAAGGAGCCAATGTTGCGAAAGAAAAGGCATTTTTAGAAAAATTGACCGAAAATTACATTCATAATGAATTGGGTTCAAGAAATAAAATAGCTTCAGGTAAAGAAGAATTTATTAGAGATCAACTTCATGGTATTTCAGATTCACTTTCAAAATTTGAAGTACGACTTGAAGAGTTCAAAAAAGATAAAAAGGCGGTAAATCTGAGCGCTACAGCTACTAACGCCTTAGGTCAAACCAATGATTTGCAGATGCAGTCGGCGAAGTTAAAAATGGATATTGGCTATTATAACGCTGTCATCAACAGTGTCGAAAACAATAGAAATAGTGATGAATTTATAATGCCTTCAGGTATAGGTATAGAAGATCCATTAATAAATCAAAACATTCTTGCATTAAAGCAATTGTATGATGAACGTTCGAAAAAGAAATTTTTTGTTACGAGTAACAATCAAGAGATGACGATTTTGAATAAGCAAGTTCAGGGTGCCACCGAGGTTTTGCTTAATAATCTTCGAAGTGCTGTTCAATCGTCTAGAATTGCTTTGGGCGGTTTGAATTCTCGTATGTCAAGCATCGATAGCCAAATAAGTACTTTGCCAACTACAGAATTTGAGTTGCTCAATATTCAAAGACAGAGAACGCTTTATGAGAACTTGTTTAATTATCTAAGCCAAGAGTTGGCTAAAACAGGTATTGCAAGAGCTGAAAACACCTCTGATACGCGTGTGCTTGATGAGGCACGAATGGAAGGCACTGAACCTATCAAACCTCAAAAAACATTGTTGTTCGCCTTAGCAATTATACTAGGGTTACTGCTGCCCATGGTAAAAATTATATTGTGGCCATCTGAAGCCGTAATTGAAAATATTAATCAAATTTTGGCAAATAGTGAGATGCCCGTAATTGCGAACATTGTACATTATGATTCAAAGTCCAAAGGCTCTAAACTAGCAAAGAGTATTTCAAACGGGAATGCCGATAAAGTATTTGGTACATATTCTGAGATTGCACTATGGAAGCAAAAAGAATCTTTTAGAGAGTTGGGGGCCAATCTTAAATTGATTAATTCTTCAGGTAAGGGTGTTATTGGAATTACATCAATATTACCGGAGGAAGGTAAAACCTACAATGCTATCAATCTAGGTATTACACTCGCGGAAGCTGGCAAAAAGACGATTATTGTTGATACAGACTTAAGAAATCCAAGTTTGGTAGAACGTTTAAATGAGGCAGAGACGAAAGGTCTTTCTAATTATCTAACGGGTGAGATAGATAATTATAAGAATATTGTTTATTCACATAAAAAAGTATCGAATTTAAAGTTCATACCTACATCAGTGCTGCAGGGGAACGTTCATGAACTTCTTTCCAGCGATAAGATGACTGGTTTGTTAGATAGTTTGAAACATGAATATGACTACGTCATACTCGACACTCCGGCGGTGGGGTTAGTTTCTGACTTTCTGTTGTTGCTTGACTCTATGGATATTAATTTATTCGTTGTACGAAGAAATATCTCAAAAGTTAACTTTTTAGAAGATTTGGATCAATTAATTCCAAGCGAAAAAAAGAAAAAGAGTTATATAATTTTTAATGGCGCCCTCAAAAAAGGAAATAGGTATGGCTATAGGTCAAAGTATGGCGTAAATCAAGAAGAGCAGTTGGTAGATGAAAAATTGTCTGTCTAG
- a CDS encoding O-antigen/teichoic acid export membrane protein → MNNPLTSLIKYIDGFVTKGHQRSVKAKKNIFASFLIKGTSIFIGFYMVPLTIGYVAKEQYGVWLTLSSVVGWFSFFDIGLGNGLRNKLAVALAENDMERAKTYVSSTYAILSFIISGIMLIFFVLQPFLDWQGILNTKEIGAEELRLVAIATFSFFCINFLLKIIHSIFFAYQKPALQGLFNLFGNILALIVVFVLTKTTQGSLLYLSLALGLAPMLVLIVVSLIMFQGDFRAIAPSLAYIKKDQFSELWGLGGRFFIVQISFIIIYSTDNLIITQLLGPQEVPAYSVAHKYFGLITAVFAIISAPFWSAYTEAYTKKDVDWILSTNRKLIKAWAGLVLLSLLMLVGSSYFYKFWVPEIEVPVLLSIIMCIYVNVLTWGNIFVVFINGVGKIQLQLIIGIVSMVINIPLSYFFASTLGLESAGVILASIISVAYGPILAPIQFKKIINGTATGLWNK, encoded by the coding sequence ATGAACAATCCTCTAACTAGTTTAATTAAGTACATTGATGGTTTTGTCACGAAGGGTCACCAGAGATCTGTAAAGGCCAAAAAGAATATTTTTGCATCTTTTTTAATTAAGGGAACGAGTATATTTATTGGGTTCTATATGGTTCCGCTGACCATTGGGTATGTGGCAAAAGAACAGTATGGTGTTTGGCTTACACTCTCTTCGGTGGTGGGCTGGTTCAGTTTTTTCGATATAGGGTTAGGTAATGGTTTAAGAAATAAGCTCGCAGTTGCTCTTGCAGAGAATGATATGGAACGGGCCAAGACTTATGTCAGTTCTACCTATGCAATTTTGAGCTTTATTATTAGTGGTATTATGCTGATTTTCTTTGTCTTACAACCTTTTTTAGATTGGCAGGGCATTTTAAACACTAAAGAGATTGGTGCTGAAGAGTTGAGATTGGTCGCGATAGCGACTTTCAGCTTTTTTTGTATCAATTTTCTGCTGAAAATTATTCATTCTATATTCTTTGCTTACCAAAAACCTGCCTTACAGGGCTTGTTTAATTTATTTGGTAATATTTTGGCGCTGATCGTTGTTTTTGTTTTGACAAAAACCACCCAAGGCTCCTTACTGTATTTATCTTTGGCCCTAGGTCTTGCTCCCATGCTGGTTCTTATAGTGGTAAGCTTAATTATGTTTCAAGGTGATTTTCGTGCTATCGCACCCTCCTTGGCATATATAAAAAAAGACCAGTTTTCAGAATTATGGGGTTTGGGAGGTAGATTTTTTATCGTGCAAATTTCATTTATAATAATCTATTCAACCGATAATTTGATAATCACTCAATTATTAGGACCTCAAGAAGTTCCCGCATATTCGGTGGCTCATAAATATTTTGGATTGATAACTGCGGTTTTTGCTATTATTTCGGCGCCTTTTTGGTCGGCATACACAGAAGCTTACACTAAGAAAGATGTTGATTGGATATTGTCAACCAATAGAAAGTTGATTAAAGCATGGGCCGGTTTAGTACTTTTAAGTCTATTAATGCTAGTAGGTTCTTCCTATTTCTATAAATTTTGGGTGCCAGAAATTGAGGTGCCAGTGCTACTCTCAATTATCATGTGTATATATGTGAATGTACTTACTTGGGGTAATATCTTTGTTGTTTTTATAAATGGAGTAGGCAAAATACAGTTACAGTTGATAATTGGTATTGTTAGTATGGTCATAAATATTCCCTTGTCCTATTTTTTTGCATCGACGCTTGGTTTAGAGTCAGCAGGTGTGATATTAGCGAGTATTATTTCGGTTGCCTATGGTCCCATTTTAGCACCTATTCAATTTAAGAAAATCATTAATGGCACCGCTACAGGGCTATGGAACAAATAA
- a CDS encoding glycosyltransferase involved in cell wall biosynthesis, with translation MRLLWFSNRPPLGALNSKKSVGGSWIESLEQEFKKYPHIDLGIVYNELASEKAEIQSKDSNTKYFMVPRDPYGKFDRWAERFLSQSPSEKTLSGYLEVVDQFQPDVILFFGTESDFPLIIPELKIPSVIWFQGNLTVYDLMYESGISIKKTLSFEKLKHFLTGDTMYHNYLRFKKLVEREKKIFSYAQNFIGRTSWDRRLVGMMSPQAKYWHCDEAMRPPFWENVWQSKLDRNELVITTTIRGNLYKGLETVFRAADILSERIQKQLSWRIMGIAENSVYAKTARKIANFDKSRKEVVLMGNKSSDELIAELLNADMYVHPSHIENSPNGVQEAMLLGMPIVATNVGGTPSLLEDGLEGKLVQNNDPYALAGAIYEFHTNTLEAEHMGKKARERGLVRNSNEKICKDLLEIFHQLTDPNNG, from the coding sequence ATGCGACTTCTCTGGTTTTCAAATAGGCCTCCCCTAGGGGCATTAAATTCTAAAAAAAGTGTGGGCGGTAGTTGGATTGAGTCTTTAGAGCAGGAATTCAAAAAATACCCTCATATTGATTTGGGAATAGTTTATAATGAACTTGCCAGCGAAAAAGCTGAAATTCAATCAAAAGACTCGAATACAAAATATTTTATGGTTCCTAGAGACCCCTATGGTAAATTCGATAGATGGGCGGAGCGCTTTTTGAGTCAGTCCCCTTCCGAAAAGACCCTTAGCGGTTACCTTGAAGTCGTTGATCAGTTTCAACCTGATGTAATTTTGTTTTTCGGTACGGAATCAGATTTCCCCTTGATAATACCTGAGCTAAAAATACCATCAGTAATTTGGTTTCAAGGAAACCTCACTGTTTATGACCTCATGTATGAGAGTGGAATCTCTATAAAAAAAACGTTGAGTTTCGAAAAACTCAAACATTTTTTAACAGGTGATACTATGTATCATAATTATTTGAGATTTAAGAAGCTAGTAGAAAGGGAAAAGAAAATTTTTTCCTACGCGCAAAATTTTATCGGAAGAACTTCATGGGATCGACGATTGGTAGGTATGATGTCTCCCCAGGCAAAATATTGGCATTGTGACGAAGCTATGAGACCGCCCTTTTGGGAAAATGTATGGCAATCAAAACTAGATAGAAATGAGCTGGTCATTACCACTACTATTAGAGGCAATTTATATAAGGGATTGGAAACAGTGTTTAGAGCGGCAGATATTTTAAGTGAAAGGATTCAAAAGCAACTTAGTTGGAGAATAATGGGTATAGCCGAAAACTCGGTTTACGCTAAAACAGCCAGAAAAATTGCAAACTTCGATAAGTCAAGAAAAGAGGTGGTTCTAATGGGTAACAAATCTAGTGATGAGCTAATCGCCGAATTGTTGAATGCCGATATGTATGTACATCCCTCACATATTGAAAATAGTCCGAATGGCGTTCAAGAAGCGATGTTATTGGGTATGCCGATTGTTGCAACCAATGTTGGTGGCACCCCCAGTCTATTAGAAGATGGATTAGAAGGTAAACTGGTACAAAATAACGATCCTTATGCACTCGCTGGAGCAATATATGAATTTCATACGAATACTTTGGAAGCTGAACATATGGGTAAAAAAGCTAGGGAACGAGGTCTGGTACGAAACAGTAATGAAAAAATTTGTAAAGACTTATTAGAGATATTTCATCAATTGACTGATCCAAATAACGGTTAG
- a CDS encoding glycosyltransferase involved in cell wall biosynthesis: MKREEQERQKQVVFLGEARFPYGFASVQRMTLMAKAFLYEEIKPTVICRKGSWDQGTHANFKWRGTYEGIDYIYTSKQVHKPKGFVNRNVQKIKGVYGEYFFLKELKKKSGIDMAILSNRKLFHVIRYLFFSKIFGFPIAVNLVEMASAMNHKKGLFTKLNDYLLDRWVVKFYDGALPISDKLQNYYAESAPSKPNTKLPIICDFKKFEIKKESVESYFLYCGSIFYKEVIEFILESYRHLTPNTGFKLYMIVSGESKSEVLRYQDEINSSFPEAPIKLFSNIPYSELVELYVNAKALLIPLRPTLQDASRFPHKIGEYLAAGNPVVTTAVGEINTYFTDGLNALVAESYDIDEFAQKLRFVEDNEHRAVEIGLGGKKMGFKEFDYHSHGKRLKDFMNKL, encoded by the coding sequence TTGAAAAGAGAAGAGCAAGAAAGACAAAAGCAGGTCGTATTTTTAGGAGAAGCAAGATTTCCGTATGGTTTTGCTTCTGTTCAACGTATGACGTTAATGGCTAAAGCATTCTTGTATGAAGAAATTAAGCCTACTGTCATATGCCGAAAGGGATCATGGGATCAAGGTACACATGCTAATTTCAAATGGCGTGGCACTTATGAGGGGATCGATTATATATACACCTCAAAGCAAGTTCATAAACCTAAGGGTTTTGTAAACAGAAATGTTCAAAAAATTAAAGGAGTTTATGGAGAATATTTTTTTCTGAAAGAACTTAAAAAAAAGTCTGGTATCGACATGGCTATTCTATCCAATAGAAAATTGTTTCATGTAATCAGGTACCTCTTTTTTTCTAAAATTTTTGGTTTTCCCATAGCTGTAAATTTGGTTGAGATGGCTTCGGCCATGAACCACAAAAAAGGCCTTTTTACAAAACTCAACGACTATTTACTTGATAGGTGGGTGGTAAAGTTTTACGACGGAGCATTGCCCATAAGTGATAAGCTTCAAAATTATTATGCCGAATCGGCGCCTTCAAAGCCCAATACCAAGCTACCTATCATCTGTGATTTTAAGAAATTTGAGATTAAAAAAGAATCGGTTGAAAGCTATTTTCTCTATTGCGGAAGTATTTTTTATAAAGAGGTTATCGAGTTTATTTTGGAATCTTACCGGCATCTCACTCCTAATACGGGTTTCAAATTGTATATGATAGTTAGTGGTGAAAGCAAATCGGAAGTTTTGAGATATCAAGATGAAATCAATAGTTCTTTTCCTGAAGCTCCTATTAAATTGTTCTCCAACATACCGTATAGTGAATTGGTAGAATTGTACGTGAATGCAAAGGCCTTATTGATTCCTTTAAGACCTACTTTGCAAGATGCTTCGAGATTTCCACATAAGATAGGAGAATATCTTGCTGCTGGTAACCCCGTAGTTACTACTGCTGTGGGTGAAATAAATACCTATTTTACAGATGGATTAAATGCTTTGGTTGCCGAATCATACGATATTGATGAGTTTGCTCAAAAACTAAGGTTCGTAGAAGACAATGAACATCGAGCTGTCGAAATTGGCCTTGGAGGTAAGAAGATGGGTTTCAAAGAGTTTGATTACCACTCACACGGTAAGAGATTAAAAGATTTTATGAACAAACTTTGA
- a CDS encoding glycosyltransferase involved in cell wall biosynthesis, which translates to MVFHTNLKLEGFKNKIMKVVLVGDFPEGDKTYGGVQGVLVNMTNAFLNRDDIKLVLVSTTPACTFENFKNRCSVFTINFRSSFFKARKDFDFIIEKENPDIIHLQGVVPGVLLFRRKYEQNFVVTQHAILGEERILQVNKKRKVLFRLKELTENFYLKRIKNIVFISDYNKQIYLRNNKRAHEINYELIANPVNDIFYENEPVLNYTSSNDVYFVGEIKKRKGLHLLIQAVNLLKIKNLQIKVHVIGGYKEQEYRREIEALIKKLKVEDQIFFCGWKNQTEVLEYAKEIPVFVLPSYQETLPLSIAEAMSQGKAVVATNICGIPEMIEHGQSGYLFEKGNFDELAQILEEIFSNPERLRKVSANALVRSEKYRPMNVIENTIGFYKKVLEKG; encoded by the coding sequence ATGGTTTTTCACACCAATTTGAAATTAGAGGGCTTCAAAAATAAAATTATGAAAGTTGTATTGGTAGGTGATTTTCCAGAAGGTGATAAAACCTATGGTGGTGTGCAGGGGGTTTTGGTAAATATGACCAATGCTTTTTTAAATCGTGACGATATCAAATTGGTATTAGTGTCAACGACTCCTGCCTGTACTTTTGAAAATTTCAAAAATAGGTGTTCCGTTTTTACGATCAATTTTAGAAGTTCTTTTTTTAAGGCCCGAAAAGATTTTGATTTCATTATCGAAAAGGAAAATCCCGATATAATACATTTACAGGGTGTCGTGCCGGGTGTATTGTTATTTCGAAGAAAGTATGAGCAAAATTTTGTGGTAACCCAACATGCCATCTTAGGGGAAGAAAGAATACTTCAGGTCAATAAAAAACGAAAGGTGCTCTTTCGATTGAAAGAGCTAACAGAGAATTTTTATCTGAAAAGAATAAAGAACATTGTTTTTATTTCAGACTATAATAAGCAAATATATCTTCGTAATAATAAAAGAGCTCATGAAATAAATTATGAACTTATTGCCAATCCAGTGAACGATATTTTTTATGAAAATGAGCCAGTTTTAAATTACACATCATCGAATGACGTTTATTTTGTTGGTGAAATAAAAAAAAGAAAGGGGTTGCATTTATTGATTCAGGCAGTTAATTTGTTGAAAATTAAAAACTTACAAATTAAGGTACATGTCATAGGAGGATATAAAGAACAAGAATATAGGCGTGAGATTGAAGCTTTGATAAAGAAATTAAAAGTTGAAGATCAAATATTTTTCTGCGGATGGAAAAACCAAACGGAAGTACTTGAATATGCCAAAGAAATTCCGGTTTTCGTGCTGCCATCTTATCAAGAGACCTTGCCTCTAAGCATTGCTGAGGCGATGAGTCAAGGTAAGGCGGTTGTTGCCACTAATATATGTGGTATACCAGAAATGATTGAACATGGCCAATCAGGATATTTATTTGAAAAAGGAAATTTTGATGAGTTGGCACAAATTCTTGAAGAAATTTTCAGCAATCCAGAAAGATTAAGAAAGGTGTCGGCCAATGCCTTGGTTAGAAGTGAAAAATACCGGCCAATGAATGTAATAGAAAATACAATAGGTTTTTATAAAAAAGTTTTGGAGAAGGGTTAG
- a CDS encoding glycosyltransferase involved in cell wall biosynthesis: MKVLLLIESLTSGGRERRLIELVKGCESYPDIELGLIVFSDRIHYKEIYDLDIPVTILKRVPKKNPKVFYRLYKYSKEWKPDVVHSWGSMSTILSIPTTQALGIPLINGSIVDAPENLSIFNKDYFRAQLAYPFSKVVIGNSNAGLIAYNVPESKKRCIYNGFDLNRINNLESNENIRLKFQIQTAKVVGMVGSFSPRKDFITYIKAALNLLATLDDVTFLAIGDGPQLEECKKLVPSNYRKRFIFTGIQKDVESLVSIFDVGVLSTNTKVHGEGISNAILEYMALGKPTVATTGGGTNEAIVDGETGFLVAPDSVEDLVQKLTLVLTNDVLRTKMGKAARNRMEKLFMLDRMTEQYITLYRRYV, translated from the coding sequence ATGAAGGTTTTGTTATTGATAGAAAGTCTGACCTCGGGCGGAAGGGAAAGAAGGCTGATAGAATTGGTGAAGGGTTGTGAATCGTATCCTGATATCGAATTGGGCCTGATTGTTTTTTCTGATAGAATCCACTATAAAGAGATATATGATCTAGATATCCCGGTTACCATTTTAAAAAGAGTTCCCAAAAAAAATCCTAAAGTATTTTACAGACTTTACAAATACTCTAAAGAGTGGAAACCAGATGTGGTACATTCATGGGGTTCTATGTCAACAATTTTGTCCATTCCAACTACTCAAGCATTGGGCATACCACTGATTAATGGCAGTATTGTAGATGCACCGGAGAATTTGTCCATTTTTAACAAAGATTATTTTAGGGCGCAATTGGCATATCCTTTTTCCAAAGTAGTTATAGGCAATTCCAATGCTGGCCTAATCGCTTATAATGTTCCTGAAAGTAAAAAAAGGTGTATTTATAACGGATTTGACCTAAATCGAATAAATAACTTGGAAAGCAATGAAAATATTCGATTAAAGTTTCAAATTCAAACAGCAAAAGTAGTGGGCATGGTAGGTAGTTTTTCGCCAAGAAAAGATTTTATAACTTATATAAAGGCAGCCTTGAACCTATTGGCCACCCTTGACGATGTCACCTTTCTCGCCATTGGCGATGGCCCTCAACTGGAAGAATGTAAAAAACTGGTGCCATCTAATTATAGAAAGAGATTTATTTTTACAGGTATCCAAAAAGACGTTGAATCTCTAGTTTCCATATTTGATGTCGGAGTACTTTCAACCAATACTAAAGTACATGGTGAGGGAATTTCCAATGCGATTTTAGAATACATGGCACTTGGTAAGCCTACGGTGGCCACCACAGGTGGTGGAACGAACGAGGCTATCGTAGATGGGGAAACAGGGTTTCTTGTCGCACCCGATTCCGTAGAAGATTTGGTACAAAAACTAACCCTGGTTTTGACGAATGATGTTCTCCGTACCAAAATGGGTAAGGCCGCCAGAAATAGAATGGAAAAGCTATTCATGTTAGATCGAATGACCGAGCAGTATATTACCCTTTATCGTAGATATGTATAA
- a CDS encoding glycosyltransferase involved in cell wall biosynthesis (manually curated) has translation MKEKTKIAFFGIKYFPSRGGPVEVAENLILNLKDDFDITVYCYSNPKAKNHIAGVEVVQFPEIKMGSLGVFLFYALCFWHIRWFGNYEIIHAHKIDSFYFLKGLSKCGKVIATAHEAPYKRDKWGKVAKKFFKVCEKRFLNFKGKKTAISKPLCDFYKETYNVDVTFIPNGINLSEGRSEDEAFKFWPKNVAKDVSFVLFAARRIMGTKGLHTMLKAYKKVNYKGEIFVAGELDNFPSYIKEIKELSKGLNVHFLGFVSPLTALLSMVDKCDYFVFPSETEGMSIMLLEVASSGKPIIASDIPENTQVFDDNDVLYFKNKNVEDLAQKIQWVEENREDFDILGLNAQTKVSDYYTWDRITLDYKDLYKDLLV, from the exons ATGAAAGAAAAAACTAAAATTGCCTTTTTCGGAATCAAGTACTTTCCTTCTCGAGGGGGACCAGTAGAG GTTGCAGAAAACCTAATTCTTAACCTCAAAGATGATTTTGATATCACGGTTTATTGCTATAGCAATCCCAAGGCAAAAAACCATATAGCAGGAGTTGAGGTTGTTCAATTTCCTGAAATTAAAATGGGCAGTTTGGGTGTCTTTCTGTTTTATGCCCTATGTTTTTGGCATATTAGATGGTTTGGTAATTACGAGATAATACACGCGCATAAAATCGATAGCTTTTATTTTCTAAAAGGTCTTAGCAAATGTGGAAAAGTAATTGCAACGGCCCATGAAGCCCCTTACAAACGTGATAAATGGGGAAAGGTGGCCAAGAAATTTTTTAAGGTATGTGAAAAACGATTCTTGAATTTTAAAGGTAAGAAAACGGCCATTTCCAAACCACTATGTGATTTTTATAAAGAAACATATAATGTTGATGTTACGTTTATCCCAAATGGCATCAACCTGTCCGAGGGTCGCTCTGAAGATGAGGCATTTAAGTTTTGGCCCAAGAATGTGGCTAAAGACGTTTCATTTGTATTATTTGCAGCACGAAGAATAATGGGTACCAAAGGTCTGCATACAATGCTGAAAGCTTATAAAAAGGTCAATTATAAAGGAGAAATTTTTGTTGCTGGCGAACTTGATAATTTCCCTTCGTACATTAAGGAAATTAAGGAATTAAGTAAGGGTCTGAATGTTCATTTTCTGGGCTTTGTCAGTCCATTGACCGCCTTATTGTCTATGGTAGATAAGTGCGATTACTTTGTTTTCCCTTCAGAAACCGAAGGCATGTCAATAATGCTTCTAGAAGTTGCGAGTTCCGGTAAGCCGATTATAGCAAGTGATATACCCGAAAACACCCAAGTATTTGATGATAACGATGTGCTCTATTTTAAAAATAAAAATGTTGAGGATTTAGCTCAAAAAATCCAATGGGTAGAAGAGAATAGAGAGGACTTTGATATTTTAGGTTTAAATGCACAAACCAAAGTGTCCGATTACTATACATGGGATAGAATCACCTTAGATTATAAAGATTTATATAAAGATTTACTTGTCTAA